GAAAATACTGTTGGGCATGGATAGTGAAAAGAAAAATTCGAGGTCATTCACGTTCCCCACAACAACATTGTGTGATAAACACAAAGAGCATGCACACACCTATATAAGCTATGGTAAAATATACCCCGTTGGAGCAGATGCCCGTCCTCTGAGCGACACCTCCTCTGAGCGCCTCCTCCTCTGAGCGCCGGCGGCCACTCCGGTCCCGGTGGACACCACCCGTGCCGGGCACCACTCCGGTGCCGGCGGCCACCTCCCACCCGCCGGCCGCCATCCcggcgccggcgtccaccgcctTCCCGTCATGGCTTCGCGGGTCTCcctctcggcctcctcctcctcctcgtcgggacCGTCGTATGCACGCCCACGGCCACCCCTCCGCTCCACCATCGTCGTCCCAGGGGATCTCGGCACGGCGATGGGCCCAATCGTCCAAGGCGGGGTGGGCCAGAAcccgcctcctgctcctccgcGTGCTCCAGCAGGGGCATGGCAGACCAGAATCagccggcgcccccgcagcccggcctccccacccccgcccccgcccGCTACGCGGCGGCGACTCTCGCCGACCCTCCCCACTTGTCGGCCGCCGCGGACTCGCATCCCGGCCGCCCTCCATGGATGCTGCTACAACTGCGGAGACGACCGCCACATCTCGCGGGACTGCACCAATGAGACCTTGTGCGTTCGCTGCAATGGCTGGGGGCATATTGCCAGAGACTGCAAGGTAAGGCGGAGCTCATCTCCGATGGATGGACAGGGTCGTGGACcgctggcgccccctccccccgtcGCCCCCCTGCCCCCTCGCCGCTGCCGTCCGGCGGCACGCTCGCGCCTGTGGATGCGCCCCCTCCCCCGCCAGGACCGCCGCCGCCGGGCGCCATCAGGGTTGTCCGGCCGTGGAGCAAGGTGGTGCGCTCTGGACCGGTGGAGAGCGTCGCGGGCCCTGGCTTCTCGGTTCCCTTTGAGCCGGAGGCAGCGCGCGAGCCTGCGCCCGCGCTCGTGCCGGGGGCGAGCCCCGCGGCGGTGGAATCGATGGAATGCTGCTACATGGAAAGAAGATGCAGATCTTTGGCGGATGGAAGAACAGTTGTCCCTAGCGGTCGTGGTCACCATCACCAGCACCAGGCCGGACGTTCATCTGGCTGCGGTTGCGGCGGCGCTGCACGAAGAGTTTCACATTGGTCCGCACGACATGTCGATCCGGCCATTCTTTCCGGAGGATTTCCTTGTTCTGTGCAGTGCCCGGAGTGTTCGTGACAGGATGGTTCGCCAGGGTGGCCTGTCCACGTCCTCCCCGGCTGGATTTTCCCTGTCCTTACGGCCATGGCTGCGTCAGGCGCAGGCTACCGGAGTCTCGCTCCCATTCCTGGTGCCCCTGGCGCTGGTGGGCGTGCCGGCGCACGCGTGGACACGGCGGACGGCGAACTCGGTGCTCCGAGGGCTCGACTTGGTCGTTGGTGTGGCGGACAACACTGCGCGCTGGCACGACATGTCTAGCTTCAAGGTGTGGTTGCGCACTGACCGGCCGGAGCGCCTCCCAACCCAACGGCGGCTATACATTGAGGAGCCAAACTCAAGGCGGCGCGGCCATCAGCCACGGGCGGCGCGCTCGTCGGCATTGTGGTATAACATCAAGATAGTGAAGCTAGCGGAGCCTGTAGTGGATGAGGATGACGACCCAGAGctctcgccgccggccagcccACCAGGACCGCCGGGCCCCCCCTCCAGGCCGGCTGGCGACGGACCGAGCGGGGATCAGCGCGGCCATCGACGTGCCAGGGAAGCTGGGTGGAGCCCAGGTGGGGACTCTGCCTCACCGCCAGCGGCCGGAGCCTCGTCGTCGGCCTCGGCAACGAACGTGGCAGTTGGGCTGATTCAAAATAAAGGGGTCGTGTGTCATCAAAGTGGCTGTGATGATCGGGTTCGGCTGCAGGAGGGCCCCACAGGCCCCGGGCGGTCGGGCCGGCCTTGACCACGGTCGCCATGAGATCAACGAGCCCACTCCCGAGCCAACACGTGGAAAGGCGAGACGAGCAGCGAATCACGGGGGATGTGGACAGCCTGGTGGATCATTCTGGAGCTGCCCAACTGGCGTCCTCTGCCGCGTCGTGCCATGAGACGGGTCAGCAAGGCCAGGGTGGACGCGTCCAATCACCACCATCTGTCAAACTTGCTCGGTGGCAGGACCAGGCAGATCAAGCAGAGGAGCCAACCCCGACAGGATGCAGGGTTCTGGTTGGCTCGCTAGAGTTGCAGATGGGGACAAGGCCAGGACAGACATGGCAGCAGGATGGGACGCGAGATTCCCTGGATCGATCTTTGGCCGGGAACTCCTGTGGGTCTGCACTCGCGGACGAATCCAATGCACCACAGACCGAGGAGGATGGGACGGATCTCATGCAGCGAATGGCGGAAGGCCACGTCGCCCCACCTAACGGGCCAGACGCGGATTGCATGCAGATGCTGGACGAGAGCGTCGTGGAGCAATTCAGCCACTTGAGGAATGGGGTTCTTACATGCATGCGCCCTCTGATGTACGAACACAAATGGTAGGGCCTGGGCAGGACACATTCTGGGTCTTGCTCTCACAAGGTGATGGCTCTGAGTCGCCGCTGCGTACACGATCCGTGGTGCAGAGCGCGGCTGATGGTGGGAGTGTGGGGTCCCCAGAAGCGCCTTTGACGAGGACTCCCGAAGCAAAACTGGCGGATTTCTGCATGCAGGTGGCTAGGGCGATTACTCCATTAATCCCCAAACTACCGGAGGCCATGCACAAACGACCACCCACAAAACGGAAACAGCTCGCAACAACCACGCCCAGACGCAGTGTGCGCATCACCAAGAGGGCGGAACGTGGCTCGGTGGCATCCAAGCAGCAGCAAGCAATCATGCGCAAATTGTGCCTTGCACATGAGGGGAAAACAATTGGCGACACGGCGCTACAAGCATACATCGACCTTTTCTCCAACCCACTATCGGACGCGCACATCGCAGCAATCCTGGCTCTCTTTGGGTGGGAGCCGACGGTCATGCCCTTGCAGGAGGCGCCGGGCTCGGGGATGGTGGCCCCCTAGTCTCAAGGGGCGCGTGGACGGTGTAGGCCCTTCCCATGGCTGCACAACCTTTGAAAGTCTTGGTGTGGAACGTGCGCGGGTTGAACTCACCGGCACGGAGGAATGCCATACGACAGGTCGTACAAACGGTGAACCCGGCGGTAGTATGTCTACAAGAGACTAAACTTGAGCTTGTAACGGTGGATATTGTTCGGCATTTCCTTGGTAATAGATTCGAGAACTTTTACTACATGCCGGCGGACGGCACCCGAGGGGGCATTGCCATCGCGTGGGATGCAATGCTTGTCTCACTGTCCAACCCACATACAACACAAAACACACTTACAGCGCTGGTCAATGCTGGTGAAGCGCAAGCGTGGTGGCTTACATGTGTCTACGGCCCACAGTTAGATCATGAGAAGGTGGAATTCCTGAACGAACTTGTGGAGATAAGGGACCTACATGCTGGACCGTGGATGCTTGCGGGAGACTTCAACCTCCTGGCGAGTGAGCGCGACAAGAATAATGCTACAATAAATAGGCGGATGATAGGCTGCTTCCGGTCTACTTTAAATAGGTTGGAACTCAAGGAGCTCTATCTCAGCGGCCGAAAATATACTTGGTCGAATGAGCGACAACACGCCACCCTGGAGAAGATagatcatgtgttcaccaccaacTGCTGGGACGACCTTCACCCATCCTGTTTCCTCTCTGCATTGGGAACATCCATCTCAGATCATTGCCCAATGCTCGTTGACCTCCACGCGGACATGCCAATGGGTCACCGCTTCAGGTTTGAGGCATTCTGGCCACGCGTGGAGGGGTTTACGGAGACCGTCCTTACGGCGTGGCACTCGATCCCGTCTACTGGGAATCCTTTCATCGTGCTCGAAAAGAAGCTCCGGGCCACGGCCAAACGTTTACAGGGCTGGAGCGCAAAGTGGATAGGTAACATAAAGATGCAGATTCTCATGGCCATGGAGCTCATATATAGGCTTGACCAAGCATCGGACAGCAGAGCCCTCACGGCAGCAGAATCGCAACTCCGGAAAACCCTCAAACGGAAGCTTCTAGGGCTATGCTCCTTGGAGAGGACCATAGCAAGGCAGCGGTCCCGGCTGCTTCAGCTAAAGGAGGGAGACGCCAACACCGCGTTTTTTCATCGACACGCAAGACACCGGCAACGCCGGAACATGATCACATCCATCAAGAAGGACGGGTTAATGATAACAGGGCATGATCAAATCGCTGCTGAAGTCGATGGCTTCTACGACCGGCTACTAGGCTCCGCCCCAGCTAGAGAAGCTTCTTTATGACTGGAAGCACTGGGATTGCCAAGGCGAGACCTAGCACACCTAGAACTACCATTCACTGAGGAAGAAGTTGAGAAGGTGGTCAAGGCCTTGCCACCGGACAAGGCGCCGGGGCCGGACGGGTTCACAAACCGTTTCTATGCCTGTTGTTGGAACACCATCAAGGCGGACCTAATGCGGGCGCTGGACGCGTTCTATCATGGAGATATGAGAGGCATGCACGCAGTTAACAAAGCACTAGTTTCTCTATTGCCCAAGATCGATGGCGCGGAAGAATTACGAGATTATCGGCCAATAAGCCTAGTGCACGGAGTGATCAAGCTCTTCGACAAGGTATTGGCCACAAGACTCGCCGGAGACCTACCGTACCTTGTGGGGAAGCACCAAAGTGCTTTTGTGAAAGGAAGATACCTGCATGACAATTTTATGCTTGTGCAAGGCACGGCACGACGCCTACATGCCCTGAGAAACCCCACGGTGCTCCTGAAACTTGATATATCCAAAGCCTTCGACTCCGTCCAGTGGCCTTTCCTCATCGAGGTGTTACACATCATGGGGTTCGGCACACGGTGGATTGGATGGATCTTTGGATTACTTGCAACGTCTTCGACAAGGATCATGCTCAACGGGGTGCCAGGCAAACCAATCTACAACCAATGTGGCCTACGGCAAGGGAACCCGCTCTCGCCGATGTTGTTCATCTTAATTATGGAGCCACTACAGCGGCTGTTCCATGCAGCATCTGAATCAGGTCTCCTGGCACCCTTGGCGGCAAATGGACTCAAGAATCGTTTGTCAATCTTCGCGGATGACGTGATCATCTTCCTCAAACCGCACCCGACGGACCTCACCACGTGCACAACGATACTAGGCATGTTTGCCACAGCTTCAGGGCTCCATACAAACCTTACAAAGAGCGCCGCTCTTCCAATCAGGTGCACACATGAGCAAATGGCTGAGGTTACAAGTGCATTAGGCTGCTCGTTGGGCGGCTTCCCGATGAGATATCTCGGACTACCACTTACCATCCGGAAGCAATCGGCCGCGCAGTTACAAGGCCTGGTGGATCACATCGCTGCTTGCCTACCTACTTGGCGTGCCACGACCTTACCGAAGAGTAGCAGACTGATCCTAATCAAATCGGTCCTCTCAGCGATGCCAGTGCATGCAATGTTGGCACTGGAATTACCAGCGAAGACAGTCTCAGCGATTAACGAGATCCTGCGGGGCTTTCTCTGGTGTGGCAAGGCCGAGGCGAATGGAGGAAATTGCGCGGTGGCCTAGAACACAGTGTGCGCACCCAAATGGGCTGGAGGCCTCGGGATCTCGGACGTCGCTTGGATGAACGTAGCAATGCAGGCTCGCTGGCCATGGCTGGCGCGTGTGGACGATACAAGGCCCTGGAGTGATTTCACGATTGCAGTACCGATGGCATCCATCCAGCTGTGCAACGCGGCCACGCGAACGGTGCTGGGGGACGGAGCACGCGCTCTCTTTTGGgaagatagatggatggatgggttTCGGATGGAAGAGATTGCACCCAGGATCCATGCAAGGATACCGCGGCGAATTCGCAAGAAACTCCTGGTCAAGGATGCACTACAAAATGGGACGTGGGCAGCTTCCATTGGCCCAGACATTGACGCACCACCACTCATGGAATTCATAAGCTTGTGGCCTCGGGTTCACGACGTGCAGCTCCAAGAAGGGATCCCGAACACCATCAGATGGGCATGGGAGCGAGATGGCCAATATTCCGCTCGATCGGCATATGCCGCAAAGTTCATGGGAAGAGAGTTGGTCCCAACCGCAGAGGCAACATGGAAGTGTCGGGCCCCCCTGCAGTGCCCCTTTTTCACATGGCTCGCGATACGCAACAGGTGCTGGACCTCGGACCGCTTGGCAAGGAGGGGGCTGCCACACCAACAATCATGCCCACTTTGTAGCTAGGGTGACGAGACAATGAACCACATTATGCTACCGTGCGTTTTCGCAAGAACTTTCTCGGTGGAGATCTGCCACGCTTTGGGGATGCCGCAATGGACGCCGACTCCACAAGACACCCTACCGGAGTGGATCCTCAACAAGCGGATACAAGTCACCAATGAAAAGGATGTGAGGGCCATCATCATATTTGCCTTATGGGAATTGTGGAAGCATCGTAACGGGATCGTGTTTGATGGTGAAACACCATCCCTGGATAGACTACTAGCACGGGTCTCTAGTGAGGGCAAGGCTTGGAGGACGGCGGGCCTCCTAAAAGCGGATTTAGGAGACTTCTTCGGGCGGATACATAGGTGGGAGTCTAGCGAAACGTAGACATATGTAAACGGTGGACTGGGTGTGTAACACCCTCCGTGGAGGGTTTCTTGTACCCTATTCTTCCCCATTAATGAAAGATACGCATGCTATgcgtatttgaaaaaaaaatacatATGCCCCTTGGATGATCTTTTGTAGCCAGAGTCTACACATATGTGTGAGATACTGGGGAGTACCTTCGACACTTAGATCTTTTTTTAATCTTGACATTTAGATATTTAATGTGAGGAAAAAGTTGCGGTTTTCAGTGCGCTCCATTTTAACAGCAGTAGGAACGCGTACAACGTATATGAACACTTGTGCTATTTCTACTATGCAATGGGGCACGGTCAGCGCACCACTAACGCTGGGGACGTGATCTTTCGCTACCAGATAGGATCTTTGGGGGTTACCCAATGCCTTGTCATCAAATTATTTTACTCTCTCCGATACAAAATAAGTGTCGTCGtcttagggggtgtttgtttccagggacttttttgtgtagggactagaaaaagcccctcctagagacttttttaccaaacggggggactttttagggactaaactaggcatttgggactaaatgaagaagactctcaaggagaatctttttgggactatttgggacttttccaacaatgcccctccatgcactcATTGGCCtgccaccccatggtgttgtttgatttttatttttctatatactaggggcaacatagtcatttaataacctctaggaagggactagggactttttagtctctggaaacaaacagaaagggactttttagggactagggactttttagttgggactaaaaaaagtcctaggactagagaaccaaacaccaccttagTGTAGGGAGTAGTTGTTACTACCAAGGCTGGGCACGGCTAGTAGTGATGCATTGTTTTTTTCCGGAATGGCCCAAGGCCATATACTAAGATTCAAGTGACCTTACAAACGCACTCCTACAGAAAAATAAAATTATAACGAAAGCTTTGAGGGTGTTGAAATCTTCTTTTTTCTGTACCGTGTCGCCTCTGGGCCTCTACCTTGAGGGAACAAAAAAATTGAAACCCAGAAGCTTGTAAAAGTAGCGGCTGGGAAGTTGTTGATGCAAACGAGGAAACGTCGGCGGCTACGATCAGTGAAGCTCGCGGTTCTGGAGAAGAGAACGCCAATAAGGTCGGTAGAAACTCTTAAGACCACGAAAGTCGGCTAAATCTAGACGGATGTACCTGAAACCTAAAGCGGCCAAATCCTGGAAGACTCGTCAGAGACACAAAATAACACGCACTCCGTCGGTGATAAGCACACCAGCAGAATAGAGATAGTGCGGGGAAGAGATTATTTCTAAACTGGGAAAGTGTTGCCACCACAATATCCCAAACTAAACATGAAAATTGCCTCAAGAAAATCTGAGACAAATTATCCACGCTGGTGTATGCCAAGTCTAGGTCCATGCGCTGACGCCGTCTTCTCCGGTGGCCTAGCAAGGCCGGACCACCATAGAAGCTCACTGCTCTAGATTCGTCTGGCCGCCATCGGCTGCACCACAGCCGCTGCCGAGAATCGCGTGACGAAGACCTCCActcgagccttcatctccttctccatcCACAACAACCCTCCAAGACCTCCAAAACATCCCCCAATAAGCCGCGCTTGAACCGAGCCTCCCCGCTGGCGCCATGCAGGCCTTGCCCGGCGACGTGCCCTGACGACGGCAAGAGAAGAAGGCGGCTAGGGTACGGCAACCACCTTGGCCCCTTGCAAAGTGTTACTTCCTTCTTTTCTGTCTAGCAAGCAGTTCAGTACTGATGTATATTATTATTACATTGTTTTGTTGTGTGCGCACCGCTAGGCTCTCTGATGAAGCGATAGCCGACCGAGCTGCATTTACCAGTTCAAAGCCCATTATTTAAAACTAGAACCTAAATATCTAACGAACATCAGATTTGTATGCATGGCAAATCGaatgttttttatgtcaaattatgTTTGCcgaggatggcaagtttagttgaCGAGCATGACAAGTTCGCCTCGGTTCATTTTTTACCAGAAAATTCCCGTACTTGCAAACTAAATTTGCTATCACGGCGCCCATATAAATCACCATAAAAAAACGTTCAAAGCGACGAACGGGCGGTTGCGACGCCGTCTTCGCCTCATTAAAACCGCAGTACAGCGTTTGTTCGCCGGCGCACGGTGAGTTCGCTGTCCAGAGATACCCCCAACCCCaggttcgttcgttcgttcgttggTTCCATGCACGCAAGGAAAGCCCACGCGAAGGAGATCCTTCCTTGGCTAGCCCCGCTTTGCCTCCAGCTCCAAAGCCACCAAAAGGCGTGTGTGCGTGTCCCTCCCTATCCCTGCAGCAGCTCAGCTGCAGGCTGCAACTTGGCAGGGGAGCGCCCTTTTTCAAAGTACGCACCCGCGCAAGCTCCCCAAGAACGGTGGTGCGCACCGGGACCGCGCCCTCTTATATATACCCCACGACCAGAGCAGAGCGTGACAGACACGAGTAGCAGCTACCACAGGCATCAATCCAGTTCCAATACCTTGAAACGGCGGCCGGGCGAACTCATCTCTGATCGATCGAGCTGGGCGGGCATCAtcatcatctctctctctctgatcaacTTCTTTAACCATGGGTCGTCCTGATTCGGAGGCGCCGACGTCGAGCATCGCCGCCGCGGGGCTGGCTGCTCTCCGCGACCACGCCCACGGACACGACGGAGGCGCGGCACCGCCGGCGGCGCCAGACTCGCCCTTCgacaccaacgtggtgatcatcctCGCCGCGCTCTTCTTCGCGCTGCTCTTCGCCATCGGGCTCAACTCGCTGGCGCGGTGCGCGCTCCGGTACGTGGGCCGCGGTGCCGCGGCAGCCGCCGCCGGCGAGGGCGGGGCGACGGCCCGGGGTGCCAGCCGTGGAGGCAGCGGCATCAAGAGGCGCGTGCTCAGGAGCCTCCCCGTGGAGGTGTACGGGTCCGGGGAGGTCATCGACGACGTGTGCGCCATCTGCCTCGGCGAGTTCGTGGACGGCGAGAAGGTGCGCGTGCTGCCACGGTGCGCGCACGGGTTCCACGTCCGGTGCGTCGACGCCTGGCTGGTGTCCCATGGCTCCTGCCCCACCTGCCGGCAGCCGGTCATGGAGGGCGCGCCCGCcaagggcggcagcggcggcgccgccCGAAGCCAACGGCCCGTGGGCACGGAAATGATCGCCGTGGTCATCGTGTGAGTTCATCCGTCGCGCAACGAAAGCATGCCATTGCCTGCCGGACACAGCACAACAAGGTAGCACAGCTCTGCATGCCCAAGCCCTTGCGGCACCATTTTCCGGCATCGATTGGCATGCTTCATGCATGCCAGGCGCTGCTTGCTAATGGAAAGTATGATCGAAGTGCTCAACTGCACATGTAAATATTCGACGGCGCAGAACACTGTACTGGCAACCTGACAGACCGTGAGTAAAAAGTTTTGCTGGATCAATTTGCCCCCGTGTCCCCctttccgccgccgccgtcggcatgGGCGCCCGTCCCCTTTTCGGCGCGCCGGGGACGCAGACGTCGGCGTCAACGTCGGCCGTTTGCCCGGCGCCAGGACGCGACACGTCGACGCGTGACCGTGTGCCGACCTGCTGATCCGCGCGCGAACCAACCACCTGCGCAATcgcaacgtgcgtgcgtgcgtccCAACGGCGTGCCTTAGCCCGCACGCGACGGCGATCGATCCGGCCGCGCAACCGCCGGGATAACTCCGTCGCGCCAACCGCGCCCACGCGATCGCCACGTCCAGCGGCACGGACGCCAGCTCCGTCCGTCGTGGTCACCCGTTGCGCACGCGATGCAGGCATCCTCGCCCGGGCTAGTGGGGGTGGCCCCTGACGCCGATGGGTCGAGGACGACTGACGTTCAGTTCAACCACCTGGACGCTGCGCGGGTTAGCTGAATAAGTTCCCCGTCAGTTTCACCCGTCCCGCTCTGCTCTGCCTTTGCCGACTAAAACTATCTCAGGAGTCAGGAGTTACCACTTCCGTGGCCAAAGGAAGAAAAGGTGGCCACTTCCGTGGCAACATATGCACATGTACATACGTGATTGGTGGCTCGATTACTCTATCTGACCACCCAACCATGAATCATCACGTATACATGCTGTTGATTGGACGGTCTAGCTCGATCGGGTAAGATAAGATCCTCACGCGAGCATATGTGGCACCATCTAGGAGTTACCGCGTTAGGACAAGCAAATGATGGAGCTCTTTACAGTTGCTTATAATTTATACAGATCAAACAAATTTCATCCAGCGACAACGACGACAAAAATCGCACGCGACCATAAACATTCAGAAGCAAAACGGCGGAGTAACTAACTTAACATAGGTAGTCAAGCAATTGCACCCGTGGCAGCGTGGCGGGCGGGCCTCGTGGCGCGTCCCGCTCCTTCCACCGGCGCCGCTCCAGCACGCTCCAGAGCCAGCAGAACACCGGCTTCAACGACCCGAGCCACCGGGCCACCGCCTCGTGGAGTCGCCACGACCTTCTTTCTGCCGCCGGGTCCTCCCGCCGGCCGTTTCCCTCTGTCCCGGGCAGTGCCGGCGCCGGCGTGTCGCCGTCGGCCGGGTGTACGAACCTGGCCGGGCTCGGCTCGGAGTAGCACCGTCGCAGGATGGCGCTCTTGAGCTGCGCCTCGAACGCGAGCCGCTCGTACTCGTCCAGCAGCGTGCTGCGCCGGCCGCCGCAGCCGGCGCTCACGTCCAGGCTGTACCGCGCCAGGACGgccccgacgtcgtcgccgtcgccgacgaattcTATGGAGCTATCCATGGTAGAACTATACCAGTACTGTCGCGCCGCTCTTATGCGCGCAATGCCACTCGCTGTATTTAGGCACGCACGTTCCGGTGCTCGTAGGCCGGTGTGGTCCTCGCATGCAGCGCATTATTCTGAGCCAAAGTTGGCCCGAGCCTGGCGTCGGAGCGACGGCAAGGATCGTCGCCGGACCCGGAAGGGCCTCTTGCTCCGTACGGCTCGTGTAATGTAAATCAAAGGGTGCGTGGCAATGTCTACGGCCTCCGATGAAGAGCACATCACTGTTGACCCACTCGCTGCCTCCTTCCCTGTTGACCCACTCGCTCCGGGGACCTGTGATATACGCAAGGAACAACACAACCGAACAAAACGTTGCCTTATTGACAAAGGGAACGGAACTTTGCACTGTGCTTCACAACAATTGCATTGTAGTACGAGATTCCAGCTCTGTCGCTTTAGTTACCCAACAGAGAAAATTCCTTCTGTTTGCTTTTGTTTTTGCAAACGCATCATGTAAAGTTGCGGTTGCAGACGGCCGCCGCAAGCAATCTGCTCGATTGCCAACATAGTCTTCTCAGGGCAATCACCAAACCGTCCGCAAATGTCTATATCGAACAGtctagtttttttctgttttttttttttttgcaatccAGCGATTGTCAACAAATTTTTAGGATTGTTCCAATTCCCACAAACCGAAATCAAACTGGAGGTgctttgtgcacgtccaccacatgaGCATCCAACAACGCGGACCTATCCAAACCATGACAGAGCCTGTGCATTTGGACATTTTCGCCACTATTTCCGCTGCAACAACAAAATTATCCGCGTCAAGTCTTTCTTTGAAGAAAACTCATGCCC
This DNA window, taken from Triticum aestivum cultivar Chinese Spring chromosome 1D, IWGSC CS RefSeq v2.1, whole genome shotgun sequence, encodes the following:
- the LOC123171113 gene encoding RING-H2 finger protein ATL74: MGRPDSEAPTSSIAAAGLAALRDHAHGHDGGAAPPAAPDSPFDTNVVIILAALFFALLFAIGLNSLARCALRYVGRGAAAAAAGEGGATARGASRGGSGIKRRVLRSLPVEVYGSGEVIDDVCAICLGEFVDGEKVRVLPRCAHGFHVRCVDAWLVSHGSCPTCRQPVMEGAPAKGGSGGAARSQRPVGTEMIAVVIV